From Deltaproteobacteria bacterium RIFCSPHIGHO2_02_FULL_44_16, the proteins below share one genomic window:
- a CDS encoding deoxyribose-phosphate aldolase, with translation MIHTTIDQVGIEERVARLATRSIKTSAKLAGLKLALSMIDLTTLEGADSAGKVRAMCTKARYPLPGNSDIPSVAAVCVYPNFIAEAKRQLTGTDIKIASVATGFPSGQYPLSIKLTDVRSAVQLGADEIDMVIDRGAFLSGHYRKVGDEIAKVKEACGPAHLKVILETGELGTYDNVRKASWLAMEMGADFIKTSTGKISPAATRPVTLVMLEAIRDFWYETGKMIGMKPAGGIREAKEALRYLVMVKETLGDMWLNKDYFRFGASTLTNDLLMQIMKEMKGNYQAGEYFTID, from the coding sequence ATGATTCATACAACCATTGATCAAGTCGGCATCGAAGAACGGGTAGCGCGGCTCGCCACGCGAAGTATTAAAACATCTGCAAAACTTGCTGGTCTTAAATTGGCGCTCAGCATGATCGATCTCACGACTCTTGAGGGAGCAGACTCTGCCGGAAAAGTCAGAGCTATGTGCACCAAAGCTCGCTATCCTCTTCCCGGAAACTCCGATATCCCCTCTGTCGCTGCGGTGTGTGTCTATCCAAACTTCATTGCCGAAGCCAAACGTCAACTTACGGGAACCGATATTAAAATCGCATCAGTCGCAACTGGGTTTCCATCAGGTCAATATCCTCTTTCTATTAAACTGACTGATGTCCGAAGTGCGGTGCAACTCGGCGCTGATGAAATCGATATGGTGATTGATCGCGGAGCTTTTCTCTCCGGTCACTATCGAAAAGTCGGCGATGAAATTGCGAAAGTCAAAGAGGCCTGCGGTCCTGCTCATCTCAAAGTCATTTTGGAAACAGGCGAACTCGGAACCTATGACAATGTTCGTAAAGCGAGTTGGCTGGCGATGGAAATGGGCGCTGATTTCATTAAAACCTCCACAGGAAAAATTTCTCCTGCAGCAACACGGCCTGTGACGCTTGTGATGCTCGAAGCCATTCGCGATTTTTGGTACGAAACCGGAAAAATGATTGGCATGAAGCCAGCGGGCGGCATTCGCGAAGCAAAAGAGGCACTGCGATATTTGGTCATGGTCAAAGAGACGCTTGGTGATATGTGGCTGAACAAAGACTATTTTCGATTCGGAGCTTCGACACTTACGAATGATTTGCTCATGCAAATTATGAAAGAGATGAAGGGGAATTATCAAGCTGGTGAATATTTCACGATTGATTAA
- a CDS encoding betaine-aldehyde dehydrogenase has protein sequence MKLKKHYDLFIDGKFVPAKSGKTFKTINPANENVLATVSEAGEADVDHAVKAARRAYEKVWSKMKPTERAKYIYRIARMIQEKARELAIIETMDGGKPIRESRDIDLPLSAAHFFYYAGWADKLEYAFPGRQAKSLGVAGQIIPWNFPLLMASWKIAPALACGNTVVLKPSETTPLTSLHLAEIIQEADLPPGVVNIVPGFGKTGAMIVNHADVNKIAFTGSTEVGKIIHKAVAGTQKHLTLELGGKAANIIFEDAPIDQAIEGIINGIYFNQGHVCCAGSRLFVQEGIYETVIRKLEDRLQTLRVGDPLDKNTDVGAINSREQLGKICELVESGVAEGAKLHQTNCSLPEKGFWFKPSFFTDVAQSHRIAREEIFGPVLSILTFRTPEEVIEKANNTPYGLSAGVWTDKGSKIFKIVNKMRAGVVWANTFNQFDPSSPFGGYKESGFGREGGLHGLKAYVELI, from the coding sequence GTGAAGCTGAAAAAACATTACGATCTTTTCATCGACGGAAAATTTGTTCCTGCTAAATCAGGAAAAACTTTTAAGACAATCAATCCTGCGAATGAAAACGTTCTCGCAACCGTTTCAGAAGCAGGCGAAGCTGATGTCGATCACGCGGTGAAAGCAGCTCGTCGTGCTTATGAAAAAGTTTGGTCAAAAATGAAACCGACGGAACGTGCAAAGTATATCTATCGCATTGCACGGATGATTCAGGAAAAAGCTCGTGAACTTGCCATCATCGAAACCATGGATGGAGGGAAACCGATTCGCGAATCGCGCGATATCGATCTTCCTCTTTCAGCCGCTCATTTCTTCTATTACGCTGGATGGGCCGATAAGCTCGAATATGCCTTTCCCGGTCGTCAGGCAAAATCACTCGGGGTCGCGGGACAAATTATTCCGTGGAATTTTCCGCTTCTCATGGCCTCCTGGAAAATCGCACCGGCACTCGCATGTGGGAACACTGTTGTTTTGAAACCATCAGAAACAACTCCCCTTACCTCACTCCACCTTGCAGAAATTATTCAAGAGGCTGATCTTCCGCCAGGAGTTGTCAATATTGTTCCTGGGTTTGGAAAAACAGGAGCAATGATCGTCAATCATGCTGACGTCAATAAAATTGCATTCACGGGCTCAACCGAAGTCGGAAAAATTATTCATAAAGCAGTTGCTGGAACGCAGAAACATTTAACACTTGAACTTGGTGGCAAGGCAGCAAATATCATCTTTGAAGATGCACCGATCGATCAAGCCATTGAAGGAATTATCAATGGAATTTATTTTAATCAGGGTCACGTCTGCTGCGCTGGCTCACGACTTTTTGTGCAAGAAGGAATCTACGAAACCGTGATTCGTAAACTCGAAGACCGGCTCCAAACACTGCGCGTTGGAGATCCCCTCGATAAAAATACCGATGTCGGCGCTATTAATTCCAGAGAACAACTCGGAAAAATTTGCGAACTCGTAGAAAGTGGCGTTGCTGAAGGAGCGAAGCTTCATCAGACCAATTGCTCGCTTCCTGAAAAAGGTTTTTGGTTTAAGCCAAGCTTCTTTACGGATGTTGCACAGTCTCACCGCATCGCGCGCGAAGAGATTTTCGGTCCTGTTCTTTCGATCCTCACTTTTCGCACACCAGAAGAAGTTATCGAAAAAGCAAATAACACTCCGTATGGATTGTCAGCGGGAGTGTGGACAGACAAAGGTTCAAAGATTTTTAAAATCGTCAATAAAATGCGCGCGGGCGTGGTGTGGGCAAACACGTTTAATCAATTCGATCCTTCGTCACCGTTTGGCGGCTATAAAGAGAGCGGCTTTGGTCGCGAAGGTGGGCTGCACGGACTCAAAGCTTATGTTGAATTAATATAG
- a CDS encoding purine-nucleoside phosphorylase, producing MEYTDYFPHVREASEWFKKRIKITPRVVVVLSGGLDPFIEGLSEKTTFVAGDIPHFPVSRVEGHAGKLHIGTYQGVPLIAMQGRQHYYEGYTPQQIVFPYFVFNQLGATFLITTNAVGGINFALEAGDIMMVTDHLNLMEDNPLRGIAIQRQFDQFTSMIDAYDPALRELAQKIAMKEKMTLKEGIFAGVSGPNYETPAEIRMLRALGADAVGMSTVFEVIAARFLAMRVLTFNAIANPAADRHEGPMSHTNILQAMEAMSPKLVRLLQEIVASLK from the coding sequence ATGGAATATACCGACTATTTCCCTCATGTTCGTGAAGCATCAGAATGGTTCAAAAAACGAATAAAAATCACACCGCGTGTGGTGGTTGTTCTTTCAGGAGGCCTTGATCCTTTTATCGAAGGACTTTCGGAGAAAACAACGTTTGTGGCTGGAGATATTCCGCACTTCCCGGTGTCGCGTGTCGAAGGTCATGCAGGAAAGCTGCATATAGGAACCTATCAAGGAGTTCCGCTAATAGCGATGCAGGGTCGCCAACATTATTATGAAGGATATACTCCACAACAAATCGTCTTTCCCTATTTTGTCTTCAATCAATTAGGAGCTACATTTCTCATTACCACAAATGCAGTCGGGGGGATCAATTTTGCACTCGAAGCTGGCGACATTATGATGGTGACCGATCACCTGAATCTCATGGAAGATAATCCGCTACGTGGCATTGCGATCCAGCGTCAGTTTGATCAGTTTACGAGTATGATCGATGCGTATGATCCGGCGCTGCGCGAACTCGCACAAAAAATTGCGATGAAAGAAAAAATGACACTGAAAGAAGGAATCTTTGCTGGGGTCTCGGGTCCCAATTATGAAACGCCCGCTGAGATTCGCATGCTTCGCGCACTCGGTGCTGATGCCGTTGGGATGTCGACGGTGTTTGAAGTCATCGCAGCGCGATTTTTAGCCATGCGTGTGCTCACCTTTAACGCGATTGCCAATCCGGCTGCTGATCGCCATGAAGGTCCCATGAGTCACACGAATATTTTGCAAGCCATGGAAGCAATGTCGCCGAAACTTGTCAGGTTACTACAAGAAATTGTGGCATCTTTAAAATAA